The Polyodon spathula isolate WHYD16114869_AA chromosome 49, ASM1765450v1, whole genome shotgun sequence region ACTGCCCGGGTCAATACAGGTTTTCCACTCCACACGAACAGTAGGGGGTGCAGATTGAAACTAATTATAAACAAACTGGTCGACAACACAGTCTGCCTGTCTTTAACATTGAATAACACCCCCACGACACACAGAACTAGAGTGATGTCACACGctcatatgttttcttttttgctgacCTGATCTGGGGGGCTGTCCGGACTCCAGAGCGAGGGACTCGGTTGACCTAACTCGCTGCTGCTGTTTTCCGCTTCGGTGCGGACCCACTTCGTGCAGAACCGGTATCCGCTCCAGACTCCTGCCATTGCTAGCGTACCTCACTCCAGGTACCGCCGCGGTCGCAGGCTTCCTCTCCGAGGGGTGCTCGGCGCTTAGGGAGGACGAGTAGAGGGCGTGTGCCTGCGGCTTTTCGTTGTGCCTCGGGCGGATGAGGTGCGGGTTCGGTCCGTTGCTGTTGCTTGGTCCCAGGGGCCGAACTTTGTTTACCGAGTTCTCGTTGCCCCGGCCGCTGTTCGCGGTAGACCCGTGTTGGGGGTGGGTTTTCTGCCGCGGTGCTTGTTGGTGTTGTTTCAGCAGCGAAGCTTGATGCTTGTTCTCCGGGTTCAGCAGAGAGAAACGGAGCCCGGCCACGAAGCGCTCGAAAGACAGGCAGCCGTGCCCCGGGGCGACCTTCCGCAAGCACTCCAGCACCCCGCCGGGGAGCTCCCGGGTCTCCGCGCCTTGCCATCTGGACTCAATTTCCGATATGTGCACGTACCCCCTCCTGCTGTCGTCCAGAATATCGAATAGAGTCCGGAGGCTTTGCAGGAAGGCTTTGGGCAGCCCGTCCGTGGAGAACCCGGCTTCATTCCGCTGCATTGCGCTGCTTGAGCTCTCCGCAGTGCTGGATGCTGTTGCGAGTTCGCTACTCCCATCCGGGCCGATCAGAGCCATAAATACAACGCAGGGATGAGACGCTCCTCTCTGCTCTTCAATATTAGGAACACGCTGTCCCGGGATGGGCTCGGCCACAGTGTTGCAAACCCCTATTGCTATCCGTTTCTTTTTATCTCTGTGTGAAATCAACAAACATGCATCCGAttcgatactttttttttttttttttttttttgaaagaggaCCGCCCTGAAAACGTCATAGTGACATTTGCATCGCCGATTTGATTGGTCCGCGTCGGGACCTGCTGCAAGCCGATTGGCAAGAAGGTAAAATaccagtttgatttttttttttttttggttaccgACCCGAGCCAATCAATCCTCGTGGACGTGCCTCCGGGCTGCCAATAGAGGGATCGTTTGCCGGTCGATTTCACGAGTGTATTGATTATCGATTGCAACAAGCCCTCCGCGCAGAGGCCAGTACACGCTGCAGGGCTGCTGGTGGGAATGGATCGCTTGGAGCCTTTGACTCTTGACCCGGCTGTGTAGCGCTCTGAACCCAACACAGCCGTGCAGATTGTCTTACTAACAAACGCGGGCAGAATTGCCATGGTTACTGGGTTTGGCTTCTTTACTATACACAActgattaaaaaaactaaaacaaaagaacacGAAAAAGGAGGAAATAAAACACCCAGATTGTCATGAACAACGTGACCCATTCACTGCTCTCTGCTCCCGAACAGAACCGCCAGTCCCGCTGCAATGAACCAGTAAGACCAGTTTAAAAGCAGAGCATGCGTGTCAGCTCCAACCACTGTTCATTTTCTAACCCAAGTCAAAGACCCCCGACTgactctaaataaataaatacatatccagAATATAATATTGCAGGGGGCGCCCTGTCTGCAACGCCACGCTTTTGTTTTGaagtatatacactgtatatactgtgtgcaATAACTCATCATAGAGCTGCTGCTCCGACACATTCTCCACATTGCTTTATCCTCGTTGAGAAATGCTTCAAATCTCTGGATTTACAACCGGGCGGCGGGGGGATAGATTCAGGAAACAAACCCGATCTAGGAAATGTTAAAAACTGAGCTGCTGTACGTGTTTTACAGGGGCCGGGTCagtttaaatctgctttttattCTCCGCAGAAATCTTACTCAGGGGCAGATTCAATTAAGAAAGTCCAGCCCTTCACGCATCTCAGCAACAGCGCCCTGCGTGCGAACACGCTCTCGAACCGCAGTCCACACTGTCACAGCGCAGCTGCCTCTGCTGTGGTCAGGACATTCCCAGCGGGGTAACGCGGGGGCTGTGTGCTCTGTGATCGGACCGAGCGTTTGAACAGGCCTCCCTCGGggtttgcacacacacacacacacaaagaggaaaaaacagaaacatttagattggctgaataataataatgcatgcttttatttcTTCGTTATGCAATTCTTCTCTCTGTAATTCCCTTGTCCCTGTGTTGTGCACGGCAATGGCGGGGAAGGGGGGATGGATGGCGATTTCGCCTCTAGTTCTTCGGCCCGGCCGGCTGCACTTTCTTTGGGACGTGCTTCTCGATCAGCTGGCTGCCCCTCTTCTTGATCTCCTCGCGGCTCAGGGAGTAATCCTGCTCGTGGTTCAGGAACTGGAACGAGTCTGCGCACCACAGCACAGGACACAGCATTACAAAGGGCTGCCACAGTGTGTCTGCAGTTTCCCCCCATATACt contains the following coding sequences:
- the sapcd2 gene encoding suppressor APC domain-containing protein 2, whose product is MALIGPDGSSELATASSTAESSSSAMQRNEAGFSTDGLPKAFLQSLRTLFDILDDSRRGYVHISEIESRWQGAETRELPGGVLECLRKVAPGHGCLSFERFVAGLRFSLLNPENKHQASLLKQHQQAPRQKTHPQHGSTANSGRGNENSVNKVRPLGPSNSNGPNPHLIRPRHNEKPQAHALYSSSLSAEHPSERKPATAAVPGVRYASNGRSLERIPVLHEVGPHRSGKQQQRVRSTESLALESGQPPRSGALEGASMPRSQSETVTGLAAVQRHGRGRDEQRRHTITSGVDYGMLKRMKELEQEKDSLLQGLEMVEHAREWYHQQVQAVQERQKHMGQHSSSNDFFSEASQSRLTHLLPKLQDVNRCLGDLMSSSGQPCTSSPSAPNGLAPPAASNPQHTTSSLANPHQAINMLKDQNRLLTKEVTDKSERITQLEQEKSALIKQLFEARARSNHETSALDSTFI